A portion of the Coraliomargarita parva genome contains these proteins:
- a CDS encoding ABC transporter permease: MAEKTSDKIKYRILRFLDVTGFTVFDPIVRLAFREEPKKQMEAIFKYLIVPIIFVCFCVGVWWTVAPKHKTKSGEVPTPDVVYRSAVINDTFSEREKTKESDFLLTGAEREAALADVEQQIVSKSSEFATLEAELAKHEADYKAQLEARISPLEAKLDALKAKNDAIDDANKAKVDAEAAKIESGEGSADALLAAMREADKAKDAGRAAESLVKDQIDAIRSDKYKPLEKARLSVNAVADEIQFLKKRVDFLSDSNRSVKVAEAEAKLESSKEKLSTASTAKKASSEAKRVLREESSIERLEEQQYASAMTVYTQIKRSLFTVFVGFIMAAIIAIPVGVLCGLNRIAMACLTPIISIFKPVSPVVWLLIFQIVVGAFFPDPDSHPFFLFFASLPVIGKLGINPALVFSACTVAMCAVWPALVNTALGVASIDKDHINVARVLRLGFWDRLTKIIIPSALPLVFAGLRISLGVGWMVLIAAEALSSSDGLGKFVWDEYQNGSSFSFANILYACFVVGIIGFLLDRMMIVLQRLVSFDGAGTSL; the protein is encoded by the coding sequence ATGGCTGAGAAAACCTCAGATAAAATCAAATACCGCATCCTGCGTTTTCTGGACGTGACCGGTTTCACGGTTTTCGACCCGATCGTTCGCTTGGCCTTCCGCGAGGAGCCGAAGAAGCAAATGGAAGCGATCTTCAAGTATCTGATCGTTCCGATTATCTTCGTTTGTTTTTGTGTTGGCGTTTGGTGGACGGTTGCACCCAAGCACAAGACCAAGTCCGGCGAAGTGCCGACGCCCGATGTCGTGTACCGCTCGGCCGTCATCAACGACACCTTCAGTGAGCGCGAAAAGACGAAGGAATCCGACTTCCTCTTGACGGGGGCCGAGCGCGAGGCCGCCCTTGCGGACGTGGAGCAGCAAATCGTGTCGAAGAGCTCCGAGTTCGCGACTCTGGAAGCCGAGCTCGCCAAGCACGAAGCGGATTACAAGGCCCAGCTCGAAGCGCGGATTTCGCCCTTGGAGGCCAAGCTTGATGCCTTGAAGGCAAAGAACGATGCGATCGACGATGCCAACAAGGCGAAGGTCGACGCCGAAGCCGCCAAGATCGAATCCGGCGAAGGATCTGCCGATGCCTTGCTTGCAGCCATGCGTGAAGCCGACAAGGCGAAGGATGCCGGCCGCGCCGCCGAGTCCCTGGTCAAGGACCAGATTGACGCCATCCGCTCCGATAAGTACAAGCCGCTGGAGAAAGCACGTCTGTCGGTCAATGCCGTGGCCGATGAGATCCAGTTCCTGAAGAAGCGGGTCGATTTCCTTTCGGATTCGAACCGCAGTGTGAAGGTGGCCGAAGCGGAAGCAAAGCTTGAGTCGAGCAAGGAAAAATTGTCCACCGCCAGCACCGCGAAAAAGGCCTCCTCGGAAGCCAAGCGCGTCTTGCGCGAAGAGAGTTCGATCGAGCGCTTGGAAGAGCAGCAATATGCCTCGGCCATGACGGTTTACACCCAGATCAAGCGCAGCCTCTTTACCGTTTTCGTCGGATTCATCATGGCGGCGATTATCGCGATACCTGTCGGTGTGCTTTGCGGCCTGAACCGTATCGCGATGGCCTGCTTGACGCCGATCATCTCGATCTTCAAGCCGGTCTCTCCGGTGGTCTGGCTCCTGATCTTCCAGATCGTAGTCGGTGCCTTCTTCCCGGATCCGGATTCGCACCCGTTCTTCCTCTTCTTTGCCAGCCTGCCGGTGATCGGCAAACTCGGCATCAATCCCGCGCTGGTTTTCTCCGCCTGTACCGTGGCGATGTGTGCGGTCTGGCCGGCACTTGTGAACACCGCGCTGGGGGTCGCCTCGATCGACAAGGATCACATCAATGTGGCCCGGGTGCTTCGTCTCGGCTTCTGGGACCGCCTGACCAAGATCATCATTCCTTCCGCGCTGCCGCTGGTCTTCGCCGGGCTGCGCATCTCGCTTGGTGTGGGCTGGATGGTGTTGATTGCGGCGGAAGCGCTTTCTTCCTCCGACGGCTTGGGCAAGTTCGTCTGGGACGAATACCAGAACGGTTCCTCCTTCTCTTTTGCGAACATCCTCTACGCCTGTTTCGTGGTCGGGATCATCGGCTTCCTGCTGGACCGCATGATGATCGTCCTGCAGCGCCTGGTCTCCTTCGACGGTGCCGGTACTTCGCTCTAA
- a CDS encoding ABC transporter ATP-binding protein, translated as MSYLEIDNVSIGFGPPNNRTEVLKDVKLSVEENEFVAVVGFSGAGKSTLISLLAGLLTPDNGQIRIHGQVVKEPSPRLGIMFQNYSLLPWLSVYENIELAVKQVFPEMKKDEMDAHIRRYIGMVSLLPAVDKKPGELSGGMRQRASLARTLSMQPEILLLDEPLSALDALTRANIQDEIIRIWEKDRRTIVMITNDVDEAVLMADRIVPLTMGPEATLDEAFPVNLARPRNRTTLNTNPEFRHLRNEIARYMVSLNEESKAMKADRIIDLPRVMPIDFTSYPLRPARGRRRRVIGEMMNPRTTFFK; from the coding sequence ATGTCCTATCTCGAAATAGATAATGTCAGCATCGGCTTCGGTCCGCCGAACAACCGGACGGAAGTCCTCAAGGATGTGAAGCTCTCCGTGGAGGAAAACGAGTTTGTCGCCGTGGTCGGATTCTCCGGCGCGGGCAAGTCGACCTTGATCTCCCTGCTTGCCGGATTGCTCACCCCGGATAACGGGCAAATCCGTATCCACGGCCAAGTGGTCAAGGAGCCCTCGCCGCGCCTTGGAATCATGTTCCAGAACTATTCACTGCTGCCATGGCTGAGTGTGTATGAGAACATCGAACTGGCGGTGAAGCAGGTCTTTCCTGAAATGAAGAAGGACGAGATGGACGCGCACATCCGCCGTTATATCGGAATGGTGAGCCTGCTTCCGGCGGTTGATAAGAAGCCGGGCGAACTGTCCGGTGGGATGCGTCAACGCGCTTCGCTGGCCCGCACGCTTTCGATGCAGCCGGAAATCCTGCTCCTCGACGAGCCGCTCTCCGCTTTGGATGCGTTGACCCGTGCGAATATCCAGGACGAGATCATCCGCATCTGGGAAAAGGATCGCCGCACGATCGTGATGATCACGAACGACGTCGACGAAGCCGTGCTCATGGCCGACCGTATCGTGCCGCTGACCATGGGGCCGGAGGCGACACTGGATGAGGCCTTTCCGGTGAATCTCGCACGTCCGCGCAACCGGACCACGCTGAATACCAATCCCGAGTTTCGTCATCTTCGCAACGAGATCGCCCGCTACATGGTGAGCTTGAACGAAGAGTCGAAGGCCATGAAGGCCGACCGGATCATCGATCTGCCCAGAGTGATGCCGATCGATTTCACTTCATATCCGCTCCGACCCGCCCGCGGCCGCCGCCGTCGTGTCATCGGAGAAATGATGAACCCGCGAACCACCTTTTTCAAATGA